In the genome of Roseovarius sp. Pro17, the window GCCGGGACGGCCGGCGATCCGGCACGGCTGACGGGCACGGTGCGCTCGATTACCTATTTCGGCTCGATGCTGCGGGTGATGGTCGACATCGCGGACGGAACCGAGGTCGAGGTGGATGTCGACAGCTGGCGCATCAACGCGCCACTGAGCAAAGGCCAGAAAGTCGATCTGACGTGGAGCGATGCGGCAAGCGTGAAACTGGCGCGGGGATAGGGCAATGAAGACCTTGGGAAGATACATCAGTCCGGGATGGTTTCTGGTCGCACCGTTTCTACTGATTGTCGCCGCATTCTACCTTGGCCCGATACTGAATATCCTTTGGCTGAGTTTCACTGACCCCACGCCGGGCATCGGTAACTACCGCGAGCTTTACGAATCCGACGCACTTGGGCGGATCATCTGGACGACCGTGCGCGTCTGCGTCATCACGACGGTTTTCAGTGTTCTGCTTGGATACGTCATCGCCTATGCGATGGTGCATGCCCATGAAAACAAGAGAAACCTCATGCTGGGCTTCGTACTGGTGTCGTTCTGGATTTCGATCCTAGTGCGCACATTTTCATGGCTAATGCTGCTAGGGCGTAACGGTCTGGTGAACAACGCGTTCGAGGCGGTTGGCATCATTTCCGAACCTATCGCATTCATGCGCAACGAACTGGGCGTGCTGATTGGAATGGTGCATTACATGGTGCCCTACGCCGTCCTGCCGCTGCTGGTGAACATGCAGACGCTGGACATGCGGGTGATGAACGCCTCGCGCAATCTGGGGGCCAGCGGCACGCAAACGTTCTGGCGCATCTATCTGCCGCTGACGACACCGGGGCTGGTCGCCTCGACGCTGCTGGTCTTTATCCTCAGCCTCGGGTTTTACGTTACGCCAGCGGTGTTGGGCGGCGGCAAGGTGCTGATGGTCGCGGAGTATATCTATGTGCAGCTACTTGTGACGCTGCAATGGGGCACCGCCGCGATGTTAGCCGCGCTGATGCTGTTCGGAGTACTGGGCCTGCTTTACGTCATGTCGCGCTTCATGAAATTGAGCACCGTCTTCGGGGGAGCCGCACGATGAAAACCGGGCTTTTCTCGACTTTCAACCGCGTGGGTGCGTGGATTCTGCTGCTCTTTCTGGTTACGCCCGCGCTGATTGCCATTCCGGTATCGCTGACGCCCAAACGGTTTCTGTCGATGCCAAAAAGCGAGTATTCGCTGCGCCATTTTATCGAACTTTTCTCCAGCCCAGAATGGCTGTCCAGCTTCTTTCAAAGCGCTGTTATCGGCCTTAGCACATCCGCGTTGGCCACTATCCTCGGCACGCTCTGCGCTATCGGCCTGTGGCGGGTGTCGTCGAAATACAGCGAAGTCGTGCGCGCCTTCCTGTTGCTGCCCATGATTATCCCGCAGATCATTTCGGCGATGGCTTTCTATCGGTTATGGGTGCCGCTGGGGCTGCTGGATACCTATCCGGGTATGATTCTGGCGCATACCATTCTGGCGGCACCTCTGGTGCTGATCACGGTCAGCGCGTCGCTGGCCAATTTCGACCCCAAGCTGGAACAGGCGTCGAGGAATCTCGGCGCATCCAGTTGGGTGACGATGCGGCGGGTGATCCTGCCGTCGATCAAGCCGGGGGTGTTTGCGGGTGCGCTGTTCGCCTTCATCCTCAGCTGGGACGAGATCGTCGTTACGCTGTTCGTCTCGAAATTCAATATCTACACCCTGCCGCGCCGCATGTGGAACGGTATCCGCGAGAATACCGATCCGACGGTAGCTGCCGCCGCCGTGGTCCTGATCGCCATCACCCTGATTGCCTTTGCGATCTTTGCGCTCGTGTCGCGGCGCAATGCGCGGCAATCAAGCACCTGACGGGAGCCAGAGATGAACACATCATCGCACGAGACCGAGCTGCTGCTGAACACGGTTCGCAGCTTTATGGAGGCTGAGCTCTATCCGCATGAGGATATGGTCGATCGCACCGGCGAAGTCCCCGAAGAACTGGGCCGCCAGATTGAGGCGCGCGCCAAGGAGATCGGTTTGTTTGCCGCGAACCTGCCCGAAAACGTAGGCGGCGGCGGGCTGAATTATTCCGAAATGGCGGTTATTGAGCGTGAGTATGGCAAGACAACCCATGCGCTGCATAGTTGGATTGCACGCCCCACCGAGCTGTTGCTGGCTTGCGAGGGCGATCAGATCGAACGCTACCTGACACCCTGCGTGACCGGCGAAAAGCGCGAGCTGTTTGCCTTGACCGAGCCTGAGGCAGGATCGGACGTGATGGGCATGAAATCGCGCGCGGTGCGGGACGGTGATGACTGGATCCTCAACGGGTCCAAGCATTTTATCTCCGGCCCGTGCATGCCTGATTTCGCCATCGTTTTCGCAGCCACCGGAATGGATGAGACAAAGCGCGGTCCGCGTAAGCGTGTGACTGCCTTTCTGGTCGACATCGGTATGCCCGGTTTTGACTGTCGTGAAGGCAACAAGTGCGTCAGCTATCGTGGCTACAAGAATTTTCAGCTGAGTTTCGACAACGTCCGGCTAGAGCCGGGGCAGGTGCTGGGCGAAGAGGGGCGCGGACTGGAACTGGCCGGAAAATGGCTGGGCATGGGCCGGATCTGGGTGGGCGCCACCTGCTGTGGCAAGGTCGAGCGGCTGATGGGAATGGCCACTGACTGGGCCGCCAATCGCAAACAGTTTGGCAAACCCATCGGCGCCTTTCAGGCAACGGGGTTTCGGCTGGCCGACATGGCCATAGGGCTGAGGGCAGCCGATCTGCTGGTCGGTGACGCCGTTCGGCGCGCCGACGAGGGTCATCTGGAGGATGCCGATGCGGCGATGGTCAAGGTCTTCTGTTCGGAAATGCTGAACAAGGTGGCCGACGATACGGTCCAGATTTATGGCGGCATGGGCCTGATGGAGGAATTGCCGATCCACCGCCTGTGGCGCGATTCCCGGCTAGAGCGTATTTGGGACGGCACCAGCGAAATCCAGCGCCATATCATCACCCGCTCGATCCTGAGGCCGCTAGGGGCATGACGCCGCAGCAGCGTGCCAATTTTGCGCGGCTTCTGAATCCTCGGCATATCGCGTTTGTGGGTGGGGCAGATGCGGCCACGGCTATCAGGGAGGCGCGCAGGCGCGGTTTTGCTGGCCAGATTTGGGCAGTAAACCCGACCCGCGCGGATCTGGCGGGCGTGCCCTGTCTGCCCAGCCTCGACGATCTTCCAGAGGCCCCAGATGCGGCATATGTCGCCGTTCCCGTCGCGGCCGCGATTGATACTGTGGCGCGATTGGCCGCGATGGGGGCAGGCGGCGTTGTGTGCTATTCGGCCGGTTTCAAGGAGGCGGGACCGACCGGCGCGGCAGCCGAAGAGGCGTTGAAACGTGCGGTTGGCGATATGGCACTGATCGGGCCGAATTGCTATGGCCTGATCAACTACGTCGGCAACTCGGCCTTGTGGTCGTTCGAACATGGCGGCGCGTCACCGGGTTATGGCGCGGCTATCATCACGCAGTCGGGGATGCTGTCGTCGGACATCACGATGAGCCAGCGGTCGCTGCCGATGGCCTATATGGTTTCGGCGGGCAATCAGGCGGTGCTGGGGCTGGAGGATTATGTCGACGTTTTCGCAGATGACGAGGCCGTACGCGCCATCGGGCTGCATATCGAAGGCTTGCAGGACATCCCCAAGTTCGAGCGCGCAGCGCTCAAGGCGCTGGCACGCGGCACGCCTGTTGTGGCGCTGAAAACCGGCACCTCGGCCATAGGCGGCGCGTTGACAATCAGCCATACGGGATCGCTATCGGGTGCCAAGGAACTCTATCAGTCGCTGTTTGAGCGCACCGGCGTCATAAGCGTCACCAGCCCGGCGCAGATGCTGGAAACACTGAAATACCTCTGCGTTGTTGGTGCGCCCAAGGGGCCGCGCGTTGCAGGTTTTACCTGCTCAGGTGGCGGCGCGACCATGCTAGCTGATCATGCTGAGGGCATCGGGCTGGAATTTCCTGTCATTGCACCGAACGCGGCTAAGGGGCTGAAGGCGTTGCTCCCCAGCATCGCCACCGTCTCGAACCCGCTGGATTACACGACGCCCATATGGGGGCAGTTTGAGCGCACAAAACCCGTCTTTGCCGCCACGATGCAGGCGGTAGGGGCCGATTGTGCGTTGCTGGTTCAGGATTACCCTCTGCCGGGGCTGGACGGCTCAAAGATATGCTACCAGAACGATGCCGCTGCCTTTGCCGAGGCTGCAAAGGAACAGGGCTTGCCCGCCGCAATTTGCGCAACCTTGCCCGAAAACCTTGACGCTGGAACGCGCGAGTCCCTGATCGGCAAAGGCGTCGCACCGATGCAGGGAATTCACGAGACGCTGAATGCAATCGCTGCCGCCGCGGATTGGACTGCGGCCAGAGAACGTATTCTAGGCAATCCGCCTGCACCGCTGAGGGCGGGAACTGTAAGCGGATCGCCTCAGATGATGACCGAAGGCGAGGGTAAGGCGTGGGTCAAAGCAGCCGGGTTGCCGGTGCCCGACGGGCGCAGCGTTGCGGCGGCAGAGGCAGTCGGCGCGGCTAACGCCATCGGCTATCCCGTCGCTCTCAAGATGATGGGCGAGAAATTGGCCCACAAGACTGAGATGGGCGCCGTTATCGTCGCGCTAGACAGCCCCGAGGCGGTAACGCGCGCTGTGCAGACCATGCAAGGCCGGGTCGCCGCCAGCGACCCCGACGCAGTGACGGACAGGTTTCTAGTCGAAGCCATGGCGCCCAAACCCCTTGCTGAACTTCTGGTCGGGCTCAGGTGCGATCCACAGTTTGGCTATGCGCTGACCTTGGGCAGCGGCGGTGTTCTGGTCGAACTGGTGGGGGACTCGCGGACCCTTCTTCTGCCCTGTGCGCAGGGAAACATCGAAACCGCACTGGCATCGCTGAAGGTGGCCAAGCTGCTTGCGGGCTACCGGGGGGCCGAAGCGGCGGACCTTGGACAAGTCGCGTCGATCCTGCATGAATTTTGCAGTAATATCCTGGAGAGTGAAGAACGTTTTAAAGAGATCGAGATCAACCCGCTCTTCATCTATCCGTCAGGCGTGATGGCCGTGGACGTGCTAATGCATCGCGCTGGTTAGGGATCCAGGCGGCGAGATTGGGATGGCCGAGGCCCCCTCAAAGCACTTGAGGACAGTCGTCAGGTCACTTTTCCCCCGAGCTTTCGGCATCTTCGCGCGCCATTTCAGCGTTGACCTCATTGGCGGCGCGGAACGCCTCGACAGCTGCGGGAACACCGCAATAGACGGCGATCTGGACAATAGCCGCGCGCAGTTCATCCTGCGTAGCGCCGTTGCGGACTGCTCCGCGAAAGTGCGTACGAAATTCCTGCATCCGGCCAAGTGCCGCCAGCATACCCAGGTTCATCAGGCTGCGCTGTTTGCGCTCTAACGCATCGTCACTCCAGACCATGCCCCAGCAATACTCGTTCAGAATATCCTGAAAGGGGCGTGAAAACGCGGTGGCGTTGTCCATCGCCCGATCGACGTAATCGTCGCCCAAAACCTCGCGCCGTGCCGCCTCGCCCTTGCCTCGCAGGTCGTCATCCATTTGTGATCTCCGCATTCTGTAAACTCAGGACGTGTTTAGCACAAAATGGGCGAAACGTAAGTGTGCGACCGCCCGGTCAGATCAGTTGCCCCGCATACCAACGCGCAAATCCTGCAACGTTGGATTCCAGCAAAGGATGCACGCGGCCCTGCATGGCGAAGGGCGAATTGAGGCCGATCTGCTGGTTTTCGAGGGCCGGGATATCTTCGGCGATGGCCGCATCGAGGCGCTCGTAGTAATGCGCAACCTTGTCCTCGAACCCCGGCTGAGCAACGACGTCCCTCGGAAAACACGCGGTCATGGTCACATGGCAACGGCGCGCGTCGATCGGAGTGGCCTCGTAAATCCAGAGCGCATCCCGCCCGATGGCAAAGGCCATGTTCGGAAAGACCCACGTATAGCGAACGCCGTTCGTGACCGCCGGATCGAGGCCCGGCATCGTCGGCAGCGCATGGTCCTGCTGACCCTCCAGCAGGCCGCCCGTGCCCTCTGTTGCGCCATATTGCGAGGCATATTCGCCGCTGACTTCATCGCCCGGCTCGGGGCGGTTATAGAGCGAATTGACGGTGTCGGGGTGGACGAAGGGCAAATGGTAGTATTCGTCGAACACGTCGAGAAAAACCTTCCAGTTGCAGTTCACCTCAAAGGACCGCCGCCGCGTCGGGACCAGCGTATCCATTGGCCAAGGCGCATGGGTTTTGCCAAAATCGCCTAGTTGATCCGTTAACTCAGGTGCGTCGGTATCGAGACAGACAAACGCCAGTCCACTGGATTCGGCAGCCCTAAATTCGACCAATCCGTATTGCGATTTGTCGAAATCCTCGATCTCTTCGGAATGCGGCACGCCCACCAGCGATCCGTCCAGCTTGTAGCTCCAACAGTGGAACGGGCATTTGATGCCGCGGCAGTTGCCTTCGCCCTCCAGCAGGCGCGCACCGCGATGACGGCATGAATTGGCGAATGCGCGCAGCACGCCCTCCTTGTCGCGCAGCACGATCAGGGGGACGTCCGCGATGGTCATCGTCTCGTAGTCGCCGGATTTCCGGAACCGACCCGCATGACCGATGCCGATCCACTTGCGCCGGAATATCGCGGCGGTTTCACGCTCGCGAAACGCCTCATCGCTGTAGCAGGCAGGCGGCAGGCTGCCGGCCTTTTCGGCGGGGGCGATGCAATTGGCAAGAAGATCGTCAACTGTTTGAGACCCGTTGATGGGACGTCTACTATGTTCTCTGTCCAGCATCCTGCGCTCCATCGTTTAGCGGGGTTAAAACAGTCAAGCTGCCTGAAGACGCGATTGCGCCAGCGACTTGTCGACAAGCGGGACGCGGGCGCCCGGCCGGATCACGGCCTTGTCGTAGGGCGCGCGCGCGAAAACCTCGGTCACCAGCGGGCGAAAGAACTCCAGCGGCAGGCTTTGGTATTCGGGATCGAACGCTTGCTGATCCCAACGCTCGCAGAACATTGCGCAATCGTCGAAATAGGGATTGTCGCGGTATTTCTCGCGCACGTTCGGGTCCTTGCCCATCTGCTCAGCGTAGTAGAGCTTCTGAAAGTCGCCGTGCTTTGCGACCGTCCAACAACATTGTTCGCGCACGAAGGGGCGCAGGATCAGCGCCGCGTATTCGTCGTGGTCATAGGGTGAATGAATGTCGCCGATATCATGCAGGAGGGCACTGACGACCCAGTCGCTGTCGGCGCCATCGCGCCACGCGCGCGTCGCCGTTTGCAAGCAATGCTCAAGCCGCGTCACCTGAAAGCCCGACATCGCGGTTTCCAGCTTTTTCAGCGTTTCAAGAAGGCGCGCGCCGACTTGCGAGGCATAGGTGATCTCGCAGTCCTCCAGGAATTCGTAGTCTTCGCGATCTCCGTCGGCGAGTTTGCGGAATTTCACTGTCTGCATGGCTTGGCTCCTCGGCTGGGGCAGTGCCGAATAGACCCTCGGCAGGTGCAACAGCCGCGATGATGCGCCGATCGGTGGGTTGCGGCAAACGATGGATTCACACTCATTGACATTAGCGAAGCTAATGCCGAACCTTTTGCGCATGATCACACCATTGCCGCCACTCTCCTGCTTTCGCGCGTTCGAGGCGACAGCCCGTCACCTCAGCTTTACCCTCGCAGCCAAAGAAATGAACGTGACACAATCTGCGGTCAGCCAACAGGTGCGCACGCTCGAGAACAGGCTGGGGCAGCCACTGTTCGACCGAAAGACCAAAAGACTGACCCTGACGGATGCGGGGCGGCGGCTGGTGCCGTTCGCGGCCTCTGCCATCGCTGAGTTGATCAGAGGAACCGAGATGTTCGCGGCGGCGCGCGACCGCGAAACCGTCTCGGTCTCATGCACCACGTCATTTGCGCAGCTCTGGCTCGTCTCGCAGCTCAAGGGTTTTAGCGCGGCGCACCCGGGCATCGCCGTCCAGATTACCAGCACGCTGTGGCCGGATGATTATCTGCCGGGGAAAACCGATGTCGAGGTTCATTTTGGCCGCTTGGCGCAACTAAATCGTCAGGCGACGCTGTTGATGCCGATCCAGTTTGTTCCAGTATGCTCTCCGACGTTGAGCGGCCCAATTGCTGGTCTGGACGACCTCTGGGAATTGCCATTGATCGAAACGGTCGGCGCCCTTTACGGATGGAGCCGCTGGACACGTCAATTCGGGGTTTCAGTGCGCCCGACGCCCGCGTTTGTCGTCGACTCGATGATCTTGGCGCAAACCACGGCGATTGCCGGGCTGGGGGTCGCGTTGGTCAGTCCTGCGCTGTGCCACGGCGCCCTGAGCAGCGGTCAGATTCACGTCGTGCTAGACTTGCCGACACTGGTCGAGGACTGCTTTTACTTTTCAGTTATGGGGGCTTCGGCTGATCGGCCTGCCGTAAAGGCCTTTTGCGATTGGCTGGAAGGCGCAGCGACCCCTCACCAAGGCTGATCGATCGCGTCTGCGCAACGCGCATTTGTTTCACTGTGTTTCGGCGAAAACAAGCGCGTGCCGTATTTTTCGACACGAGATGGCGAATAAACGTAACTTCGCAGGTCGCCCATGCCCTTTGTTAAGGTGTGAAGCAAAAGGCGCAATCAGACAATGCGTCAATATCAACGGGGCACAACGCCCTATCAACGGGGAGAGAGACACGATGTTCGACAAACTAATGATGCGCGACACGCTGACCGAGGGGGCCAAAGCCTACAAGGCGGGACGGCTGAACCGCCGTGGTTTCCTTGCCCTTTGCGGCATGGCGGGGGTTGCGCTGCCCTCAGTTTTCGCCGGTGACGCTGAGGCCGCCGCCAACGAGATCATAATGTGGAACTGGGGCGGCGAGTCGCCTGAATGTCAGGCCAAGGCGCTGGGCGAATCGTTCGAAGAGCAGACTGGCATGCCCCTTAGGTTCGACACGTCCGGGCCGCTTCAGGGCAAGATCAAGGAAATGGTGGATAGCGGCAACGTGACCGCGGATGTCTGCGACGGCGATCTTTTCGATGCCGTGGCGCTGGGGCCGAAGGGCTATCTGGAACCGATCGACTATGACGTCGTAAGCAAGGAAAAAACCCTGCCGCAATATGCGCTGGAATATGGCGTGTCGATCATCCTCTACGGTTATGCCTTTGTCTATGACACCGAGGCTTATGGCGACACGCCGCCAACCGGCTGGGCCGATTTCTTTGATACGGCCAAGTTTCCCGGCACGCGTTCGCTCTATAAATGGGCCAACGGATCGCTTGAGGGGGCGTTGATCGCCGATGGCGTGGACAAGGACGCGCTTTATCCGCTTGATATGGATCGCGCGCTGGCCAAGATCAAATCGATCAAGGACGACAGCATCTATTGGGGCTCTGCCTCCGAGGCGCATTCGATGGTCGTGAACGGCGAGGTGTCGATGGGCATGCTGTTTCAGAACCGTGCACGCAACATCGAAAAGGACACAGACGGGCGTTACAAGCTGGTCATGAACGAGGCGCTGGCCATGCCCGGAGCCTATATCGTGCCCAAGGGCAATCCGGCGGGGCGCGACGCGATCATGAAATTTATCGCCAACGCCCAATCCGTGCCCGCGCAGTTGTCGCTGTTCGAGTGTCTGGGCATGACGCCCTCGAACCCCGAAGCATTTGCGCAGGTTCCCGAAGATGAGCAGTTATACGCCATCACGTCTGCGCAGAATATCGACAACATCATCTACAACGATCCCACTTGGTGGGGCGAAAACGGGTCCGATGCCGTCAACGCCTTTCTGGATGCGATAAGCTGACGCGCGGCCGCGCAGGACAGATTGCCTTGCGCGGCCAGCGGACCCAGTTGCGATTGCAAGGACCGGGCAGGGCCGACGAGCGACATGACAAGCCTCCATCTAGGCCTGCCAAAAGGTCTGGGGCGCGACCCGGTTCGGCGTCGATAATTCCACACTGTGAGTTTGTCAAAAATTCCTGACTTGCGTCGATTTTTCGAAACCCGATGCGGTGTTTTTGGCGAGACTTCTTTGACCGGGCGAAAATCCGACCGCACCGAACCGGACGGCGCTCAGGTCCTACAACAGATGGAGGTATCAATGCATCCGAAGCCGAAACCCATTGCTCTGGCCATGGGCGTCGCAACTGCGATGACCGGAATGGCGCAGGCCGATACGATGGTGTTTACCGCATGGGGCGGTAGCACGCAGGACGCTGAATATAAATCGTGGGGCGCGCCGCCGGCCGCCGAGACGGGTGCAAACGTCGTGATGGACGGACCGACCGACTACGGCAAATTGCAGGCGATGGTCGACTCCGGCAATGTCGCGTGGGACGTGGTCGATGTCGAATTCGACTTTGCCTATACGCCGCCGAGGCTGGCATGTTGGAGCCGCTGGATTTCTCGGTCATCGACCGCGACGCAATCGATCCGCGTTTTGTCACCGACTATGCTGTCAGTTCCTTTCCGTTCAGCTTTATACTGGGCTACAATACGGACGTCATAGGCGATGCCGAACCGCAGAGCTGGAATGATCTCTTCGACATCGAGAAGTTCCCGGGACAGCGCGCCTTTTACAAATGGTCCTCACCTGGCGCCTTGGAAATCGCGCTTTTGGCCGACGGCGTGGCACCAGCGGACCTCTATCCGCTTGACCTTGACCGGGCGTTTGCCAAGCTCGACACGATCAAGGATCATATCGTCTGGTGGGGCGGCGGCGCGCAGTCGCAGCAATTGATTGCGTCTGGCGAGACCCCGCTTGGGATGTTCTGGGATATGCGCCTCTGGCCGTTGCAGGCTTCGGGCATGCCGGTGAAAATTCAGTGGAATGAAAACCTGCTGTCTGTGGATGCGCTGGTCATACCCAAGGGCGCACCCAACAAGGATCTTGCGATGAAGTTTCTTGCCAAGGTCGCCACCCCCGAAGGTCAGAAAACCTTTATGGACATCATCACCTCCGAAGAGGTGGAGGGCGGTGTCGCTGGCGGTGGCAACGTTCAAACCCTGCCCGAAGGTGGCGCGAACCAGATTGCGCTGGGCAACGATTGGTGGGGCAAGAACCGCGACATGATTGCCGAGCGCTGGTATGCGTGGCAGGCCAAGTAATCTCCTCTGACAGACCATCACACCCCGATTGCGCAGGGCGCAGTCGGGGGTCTCGTCCGACACCGGGGATAACGTAGATGGCGGCAGCAACCAAACCGCGGCGGCGTGGAAAAGGTATCGGCCTCGCCCTTCCGGCAATGCTGTTGCTTGCCGTCTTTTTTGTGGTGCCTGTTATCGCTCTTTTGCTCAGGTCCGTGACCGAGCCGCAATTGGGCCTGCACAACTACCAGACGCTCATCGCGACGACGACCTACGCCAAGATATTCTGGAACACGTTCATGGTGTCGGCGGTCGTGACGGCGGTCACGATCCTGCTGGGCTATCCGGTGGCATGGCTGCTGTCGATCCTGCCGGGCCGCTGGGCGGCAATCGGCTTTGGCATCATACTGCTATCGATGTGGACCAACCTTCTGGCGCGCACCTATGCGTGGATGGTGCTACTGCAATCGACGGGGGTCATAAATCGCACGCTCAAGGCGCTCGGGATCATCGACACGCCCTTGCAACTGATCAACAATCTGACCGGCGTGACCATCGGCATGGTCTATATCATGCTGCCGTTCTTTATCCTGCCGCTTCAGGCGACGTTCCGCACCATCGACCCGGCGATATTGCAGGCCGCGTCGCTGTGCGGTGCCGGGCGCTGGCAGGCGTTTCGCCGGGTTCTGTTACCGCTCAGCCTGCCGGGAATTCTGTCGGGCGGGCTGATCGTGTTTGTGATGTCGCTGGGCTATTTCGTGACGCCCGCGCTGCTGGGCGGAACGTCGAACATGATGCTGGCTGAACTGATTGCGCAGTTGGTTCAGTCGCTGCTGAACTGGGGCCTTGGTGGGGCCGCTGCATTTGTGCTGCTGGTGGTGACACTGGCGCTCTATGCGTTGCAGGTCCGCTTTTTCGGCGCGCCGGGACGGGAGAGCTGACATGCTGTTGAACCTTGACCGCATGGGCGGGCTTCGCTGGGTTTTGGTACTGATCTCTGTGCTGGTCATGCTGTTTTTGATCCTGCCGGTCGCCTTTATCGTCGCCCTGTCATTTGGGTCTTCCCAATGGCTGGCTTTTCCACCGCCCGGCTGGACGTTGCGCTGGTATCACGAATTTTTCGCCGATCCGCGCTGGCTGGCGGCAATCTGGACCAGTGCCAAGATCGGCGTTCTGGTGATGATCTCGTCAACATTGCTGGGTCTGTTGGCGTCCTTTGCACTGGTGCGCGGTCGCTTTCGCGGGCGCGAAACATTGCGCGCGGCCTTCCTGACGCCAATGATCCTGCCGGTCGTCGTGGTGGCTGTGGCGCTCTATGCCTTCTTTCTCAAGGTCGGGTTGAACGGCACGCTGCTGGGCTTTGTCATCGCCCATACCGTGCTGGCGCTACCGTTCGCCATCATCCCGATTTCCACAGCCCTCGCAGGCTTTGACAAATCGGTCGAGGATGCCGCGATCCTTTGCGGCGCCAGTCCTTGGGAGGCGCGTCTGCGCATCACGTTGCCCAGCATTCGCCACGGGCTGTTTGCCGCAGTGGTGTTTAGTTTTCTGGTGTCCTGGGACGAGGTCGTCATCGCCATTTTCATGGCCAGTCCAACGCTTCAGACGATGCCCGTGCGTATCTGGGGATCATTGCGGCAGGATTTGTCGCCCGTCATCGCCGCTGCGTCCTCGCTGTTGATCCTCCTCACGCTGGCGCTGATGTTGCTGGCCGCATTGCTACGGAAAAAAGGCTGACCAATGAGCGAAAACGCATTTCTCAGCATCCGCAATCTGGGCAAGTCCTTTGGTGCGGTGCGCGCCATCGACGATATCTCGCTTGAGGTGCCGCAGGGCGAGTTTCTGACGTTTCTCGGCTCCTCCGGTTCCGGCAAAAGCACCACGCTCTACGCGCTTGCCGGGTTTCTGGAGCTTAGTCAGGGTGATATCCTCCTCGAGGGGAAATCAATTCTGGGCCTGCCCAGCCACAAGCGCAACATCGGCATGGTGTTTCAGCGCTACACGCTGTTCATGCACCTTAGCGTGGGCGAAAACATCGCCTTTCCGCTGCGCGTGCGCCGCCAATCGACCTCCGAGATTAACGCCCGTGTCGACTAAATGCTGGCGCTGGTGCGGCTGGAGGGGTTCCGCGACCGGATGCCCGCCGCCCTGTCGGGTGGGCAACAACAGCGCGTGGCGCTGGCGCGGGCCTTGGCCTATGATCCG includes:
- a CDS encoding ABC transporter permease; protein product: MKTLGRYISPGWFLVAPFLLIVAAFYLGPILNILWLSFTDPTPGIGNYRELYESDALGRIIWTTVRVCVITTVFSVLLGYVIAYAMVHAHENKRNLMLGFVLVSFWISILVRTFSWLMLLGRNGLVNNAFEAVGIISEPIAFMRNELGVLIGMVHYMVPYAVLPLLVNMQTLDMRVMNASRNLGASGTQTFWRIYLPLTTPGLVASTLLVFILSLGFYVTPAVLGGGKVLMVAEYIYVQLLVTLQWGTAAMLAALMLFGVLGLLYVMSRFMKLSTVFGGAAR
- a CDS encoding ABC transporter permease encodes the protein MKTGLFSTFNRVGAWILLLFLVTPALIAIPVSLTPKRFLSMPKSEYSLRHFIELFSSPEWLSSFFQSAVIGLSTSALATILGTLCAIGLWRVSSKYSEVVRAFLLLPMIIPQIISAMAFYRLWVPLGLLDTYPGMILAHTILAAPLVLITVSASLANFDPKLEQASRNLGASSWVTMRRVILPSIKPGVFAGALFAFILSWDEIVVTLFVSKFNIYTLPRRMWNGIRENTDPTVAAAAVVLIAITLIAFAIFALVSRRNARQSST
- a CDS encoding acyl-CoA dehydrogenase, whose amino-acid sequence is MNTSSHETELLLNTVRSFMEAELYPHEDMVDRTGEVPEELGRQIEARAKEIGLFAANLPENVGGGGLNYSEMAVIEREYGKTTHALHSWIARPTELLLACEGDQIERYLTPCVTGEKRELFALTEPEAGSDVMGMKSRAVRDGDDWILNGSKHFISGPCMPDFAIVFAATGMDETKRGPRKRVTAFLVDIGMPGFDCREGNKCVSYRGYKNFQLSFDNVRLEPGQVLGEEGRGLELAGKWLGMGRIWVGATCCGKVERLMGMATDWAANRKQFGKPIGAFQATGFRLADMAIGLRAADLLVGDAVRRADEGHLEDADAAMVKVFCSEMLNKVADDTVQIYGGMGLMEELPIHRLWRDSRLERIWDGTSEIQRHIITRSILRPLGA
- a CDS encoding acetate--CoA ligase family protein, with product MTPQQRANFARLLNPRHIAFVGGADAATAIREARRRGFAGQIWAVNPTRADLAGVPCLPSLDDLPEAPDAAYVAVPVAAAIDTVARLAAMGAGGVVCYSAGFKEAGPTGAAAEEALKRAVGDMALIGPNCYGLINYVGNSALWSFEHGGASPGYGAAIITQSGMLSSDITMSQRSLPMAYMVSAGNQAVLGLEDYVDVFADDEAVRAIGLHIEGLQDIPKFERAALKALARGTPVVALKTGTSAIGGALTISHTGSLSGAKELYQSLFERTGVISVTSPAQMLETLKYLCVVGAPKGPRVAGFTCSGGGATMLADHAEGIGLEFPVIAPNAAKGLKALLPSIATVSNPLDYTTPIWGQFERTKPVFAATMQAVGADCALLVQDYPLPGLDGSKICYQNDAAAFAEAAKEQGLPAAICATLPENLDAGTRESLIGKGVAPMQGIHETLNAIAAAADWTAARERILGNPPAPLRAGTVSGSPQMMTEGEGKAWVKAAGLPVPDGRSVAAAEAVGAANAIGYPVALKMMGEKLAHKTEMGAVIVALDSPEAVTRAVQTMQGRVAASDPDAVTDRFLVEAMAPKPLAELLVGLRCDPQFGYALTLGSGGVLVELVGDSRTLLLPCAQGNIETALASLKVAKLLAGYRGAEAADLGQVASILHEFCSNILESEERFKEIEINPLFIYPSGVMAVDVLMHRAG
- a CDS encoding carboxymuconolactone decarboxylase family protein, with product MDDDLRGKGEAARREVLGDDYVDRAMDNATAFSRPFQDILNEYCWGMVWSDDALERKQRSLMNLGMLAALGRMQEFRTHFRGAVRNGATQDELRAAIVQIAVYCGVPAAVEAFRAANEVNAEMAREDAESSGEK
- a CDS encoding aromatic ring-hydroxylating dioxygenase subunit alpha, whose product is MLDREHSRRPINGSQTVDDLLANCIAPAEKAGSLPPACYSDEAFRERETAAIFRRKWIGIGHAGRFRKSGDYETMTIADVPLIVLRDKEGVLRAFANSCRHRGARLLEGEGNCRGIKCPFHCWSYKLDGSLVGVPHSEEIEDFDKSQYGLVEFRAAESSGLAFVCLDTDAPELTDQLGDFGKTHAPWPMDTLVPTRRRSFEVNCNWKVFLDVFDEYYHLPFVHPDTVNSLYNRPEPGDEVSGEYASQYGATEGTGGLLEGQQDHALPTMPGLDPAVTNGVRYTWVFPNMAFAIGRDALWIYEATPIDARRCHVTMTACFPRDVVAQPGFEDKVAHYYERLDAAIAEDIPALENQQIGLNSPFAMQGRVHPLLESNVAGFARWYAGQLI
- a CDS encoding HD domain-containing protein yields the protein MQTVKFRKLADGDREDYEFLEDCEITYASQVGARLLETLKKLETAMSGFQVTRLEHCLQTATRAWRDGADSDWVVSALLHDIGDIHSPYDHDEYAALILRPFVREQCCWTVAKHGDFQKLYYAEQMGKDPNVREKYRDNPYFDDCAMFCERWDQQAFDPEYQSLPLEFFRPLVTEVFARAPYDKAVIRPGARVPLVDKSLAQSRLQAA